The region TCCGCCTCGGCGTAGCCGCGGGCCTGGGCCTCCTTGAGCACCACGGAGAAGTCGAGCCCCTCGTCGGTCATCTTCGACAGGATGTAGTTGCACGTGCCGTTGACGATGCCGAACACCGAGGCCATGCGGTTGGCCGGCAGCCCCTCGCGGACGGCGCGGAGCAGGGGGATGCCTCCGGCCACCGCTGCCTCGAAGCCCAGCATGACGCGGTGGCGCCGCGCCTCCTCGAAGATCTCCGTCCCGTGATGGGCGAGGAGGGCCTTGTTGGCCGTGACGACGTGCTTGCCGGCGGCGACCGCGCGCAGGATGAAGGTGCGCGCCGGCTCGAGACCCCCGATCAGCTCGATGACGATCTGGATGGAGGGATCCTCGAGCACCTGCGCGGCGTCGGGGCAGAGCGGCAGGCGGGCCAGGTCGATTCCCTCCCGGGGCCGCGTGAGGTCGGCGTCAGCGACGGCCGCCAGCGTGAGCTGGCAGTCGGTGCGCTCCTGCATCTCGTCGCGGTGACTATCGAGGATCTTGACGACGCCCGCGCCGACGGTGCCCAGTCCAAGAAGGCCTATTCTGATCTCGGTCATTGGAGTCGCGGGCACCGGGGCCGGTGGCCCGCCCGCTCCTTGTGGCTCGCTGCGCTCGGGTTCATGGGGGGTCGCGGGCACCCGGGCCGGTGGCCCGCCCGCTCCTGACTACCTGGAGGTGAGGCTCCGAAGGCCCCGGAGCGCCTGTCTGATGCGCTGCTCGTTCTCCACCAGCGCGAAGCGCACGAACCCCTCGCCGTACTCCCCGAAGCCGACGCCCGGGGAGACGGCGACGCCGGCCTCCTGGATGAGCATCTTGGCGAACTCCAGGGAGCCCATCGCACGGAAGGTCTCCGGCACGGGGGCCCAGACGAACATCGTGCCCCTGGGCTTCTCGACCTTCCAGCCGAGCTTGTTCAGCCCGTGCACCAGCACGTCCCGCCTGCGCCGGTAGACCTCGCGGATCCCCTCCACGCAGGACTGATCCTCTTCGAGGGCGATGATGCCCGCGATCTGGATGGGCTGAAACACGCCGTAGTCGAGGTAGGACTTGATGCGCGCCAGCGCCTGGACCATCTCCCGGTTGCCGCAGCAGAAGGCCAGCCGCCAGCCAGCCATGTTGTAGGACTTGGTGACCGAGAAGAGCTCGACGCCCACCTCCTTGGCCCCCGGCACCTCGAGGAAGGACGGGGGCGTGTAGCCATCGAAGTGGATATCGGCATACGCGAAGTCGTGGACCACCATGAGCCGGTGCTCCTTCGCGAAGTCCACGACCTTGACGAAGAAGTCGCGATCGACGCAGAGCGTGGTCGGATTGTGAGGGAAGGAGAGGATCAGGAGCTTGGCCTTGGGCCACGAGAGCCGTGCCGTCTCCTGCAGCCGGGCGAAGAAGTCCTCTCCCGGCACGAGCGGCACGGAGCGCAGATCCCCGTCGGCGATGACCACCGAATAGGCGTGAATCGGGTAGGTCGGATTCGGGACCAGCGCCCCGTCACCCGGCTGCAGCACGGCCAGCGCCAGGTGGGCCAGCCCTTCCTTCGCGCCGATGGTGGCGATGGCCTCGCTCTCGGGGTCGAGCTCCACCCCGTAGCGTGTCCGGTACCAGGTGGTGATGGCCTTCCTGAGCCGCGTGATGCCGCGGGAGGCCGAGTACCGGTGATTGCGCGGATTCCTGGCGGCCTCGACGAGCTTGTCGACGATGTGCTTTGGCGTGGGCTGATCGGGGTTGCCCATCCCCAGGTCAATGATGTCCTCGCCCCGGGCTCTCGCCTTGGCCTTGAGGTCGTTGACGATGGCGAAGACGTACGGGGGCAGCCGCTTGATCCGGTAGAACTCGTCCATGGCTTGGTTCTCGGTGCGGGAAATCATACTCCGCGCTCGCGCTCGGTGTCAACAAAACGTCCCAATGGCGCGGAGATAGACAGCACCCGGGGCCGCTGGCAGTTCGGGGTTGACACCCCCTGATGGGGATGCTAAGAACTCGCTAGCCTGCGGGCAGGAAACCGCCGCGGCGCCTTCCGGAATTCAGGTAGTCAGCGCGTGCTCACGAGCGCTCCCGACGCCGAGCAACGGTGACCCGGGATGAACGAGTCCAGGCCAACGAGGAGGCCGGCGAGGTCCATGAGCAGCGGGAGCGCAGAGCGGGTCCACCTGGTCATCGAGCGGACGGACGGCTCGCGCATCGTCCGCCTGCCGGCGCCACGCTGGCTCGTCTCCGTCGTGGTGGGGCTCGGCGGGCTCATGCTGGTGGCTGCGGGTGCGCTGTACACCGACTACGTCGCCCTCAAGAAGCAGCGGGCTGCCTTCGCGGCCCTGGAGGTGCGCCTCGCCGAGCAGCAGCAGGTGATCGACGGGTTCCAGCAGCGCGTGAGCCGCGTGCGCGCCGAGGTGGACAGCTGGCAGGATCTGCGCGCGAAGATCTGGCAGCCCTTCGGTCCGGACGCCGGCATGCCCGCGCGCGGCACCGGCATCGGCGGCGGCACCGCCCAGCGGCACCTGGAGAGTTCCCAGCCCCGGTTCTCCATCCTGGATGAGCTGGAGCAACTCACAGCCGTGGTGGCGGACGAGGGCGAGAGCCTCCGCGCCCTCGAGCGCTTCATCGGCAAGGCAGGGAAGGTGCTGGCCTCGCTCCCATCGCGCTGGCCGGTGCGCGGTCCGGTCAACTCGGACTTCGGCGGGCGGTCCTCCCCCTGGTCGTCGGGCTCATCGGAGTTCCACGGTGGGCTCGACATCGGGGCGGCCCGCGGGACCCCCGTCATGGCGCCCGCCCCCGGCACCGTGGTGTTCGCCGGGCGCCACGCCGAGTACGGGGTGACCCTCGTGATCGACCACGGCAACGACATCAAGACGCTCTACGGGCACCTGACCAAGGTGACCGTCGCCCAGGACCAGACGGTGCAGCGCGGCCAGCAGATCGCCGTCACCGGCAACACCGGCCGCTCCTCCGGTCCCCACCTCCACTACGAGATCCAGGTCAAGGGCCAGCCGGTCGATCCCCGCAGCTACCTCTGGGACTAGCCGGCCGCCGATAGAGGCCCATCTGGGGAGCCTCTCCCCGTCCTGGTGGGGGGTGGCTCGCGGGGTCAGGAGGAGGGGTGCCTGGCGAGGAAGGCGAGCGCCGCCCGGTTGAAGGCCTCGGGCTGCTCGATGGGGTGGAGATGGCCCGCGTCCGGGATCACGACGAGGTCGGCCTGCGGGATGCGGGCTTGCAGGGCGCGTGAGTGGCCCGGCGGGACCATGATGTCGTCGGCCCCCGTGGTGATGAGCGTGGGCACGCGGATCTGTGACAGGCGCTCCAGACTCGACCAGCGGCCGATGGCGTCGGCCTGACGCCTGAGCCCCACGAGGCTCGTCGGATAGGGGTTGTCCACGGCCCGCTGGATCAGGAGATCCACGAGACCGGGCTTCTCCGCCACGGTCTTCGGGCTGAGCACCCAGGCCAGCATCATCCGCGCGAAGGTCTCGCGGCTCTCCTGGGCGCGGACGCGGAGCATTCCATCACCGCGGAAGGAGAGGAAAGGGTCGGTCTGCGGCAGCGTGCCGTGCAGCCCGAGCGTGAGCACCCGAGCGGGGTGGCTCAGCGCGATCTCCTGGGCGATCATCCCGCCCATGGACATGCCGTGCACGTGGGCCCGGGCGATGCCGAGCGCGTCGAGGAGCCCCACGGTGTCGGCGGCCATTCCGGAGATGGTGTAGGGGGAGTCGGGCTGCGCGCTCTGCCCGGCGCCGCGATTGTCGAGGAGGACCACCCGGTACTGCGCCGAGAAGGCCGGCACCTGGAAGGCCCAGGCCGTGTGATCGCCCCCCCAGCCCATGATGAGGACGAGCGCCACGCCGTCCTCGGGGCCGACCTGCTGATAGAAGATCTCGACGTCGTTGACGCGCACCTCGGGCATGACCGTCACTCTCCCCCAGCGGACGGCGCCCACGGCGCCGGGCGCCGAGAAGGGTCCAGATGCAAGGCGGCGCCCGCTGGCCGCAGGCGAGGCGTACTCCCTGTACGTTGAGCCTGCGGCCGAGGGCGCCAACGCAGCAGATGGGCCCTTCTCGGCGCCCGGCTAAGCGCGGACCTGGCAGGCTACCCAGTGCCCCGGCGAGATCTGCTTGAGGACCTGGTCGTTCTCCGCGCAGGATGGGATGCGGACGGGGCAGCGCGTGTGGAAGCGGCAGCCGGAGGGCGGCTTGATGGGGCTCGGCACGTCGCCCTCGAGGAGAATCCGCTTCCGCTTCACCGCGGGGTCGGGGATCGGCACCGCGGAGAGCAACGCCTCGGTGTAGGGGTGCTTGGGGTTCGTGTTGCCGAGGTACATGACCGCCACGCGCGTGGAGATGTGCTCCACCACGGAAAGGTCGTGGGCGATGAAGAGATAGGTCAGGTCGAACTGCTTCTGGAGGTCCTCGAGCAGGTTGATCACCTGGGCCTGGATGGAGACGTCCAGGGCGGACACCGGCTCGTCGCAGACGATGAGCTTGGGACTCACGGCCAGGGCACGGGCGATGCCGATGCGCTGCCGCTGCCCACCGGAGAACTCGTGCGGGTAGCGCCGGAGGTGGTCGGCGGCGAGCCCCACCGTCTCGAGCAGGTGGACGACCCGGTCCTCGCGCTCGCGTTTCGTCTTGGCGAGCTTGTGGATCACCAGCGCCTCGCCGATGATCGAGCCCACCGTCATGCGCGGGTTGAGCGACGCGTACGGGTCCTGGAAGATGATCTGCATGTCGCGGCGCAGGTGGCGCAGGGCCCGCTTGTCCAGGGTGGTCACGTTCTGCTGGCCGAACCACACCTCGCCGGCCGTGGGCTCGATGAGCCGCAGGATGCAGCGCCCCGTGGTGGACTTCCCGCAGCCGGACTCGCCCACGAGCCCGAGTGTCTCCCCCTTCAGGATCTCGAAGGAGATGTCGTCCACGGCGTGCACGCGGGCGACCTCCCGGGAGAAGAGGCCCCCGCGGATCGGGAAGTACTTCTTGAGGTTCTTGATCCGGAGCAGCGCCTGTTCCGCCATGGTCTCGGTCCTCTCAGTACAGCCAGCAGGACACCTTGTGGCCGGGCTTCATCTCCTTGAGCACCGGATCCTTCTCGGTGCACACGGCCTTCACGAAGGGGCAACGCGGCGCGAAGCGGCAGCCGGGCGGGATGTCGCCCTTGAGGGTGGGGACGGTGCCGCCAATCGCCTCCAGGCGCTGGCGCTGGGTGGCGGCCAGGTCGATGCGCGGAATGGAGCGGAGGAGCCCCTGCGTGTAGGGGTGCAGCGGCTCCTTGAACAGGTTCCCCACCGACGCTTCCTCGGCGACCTTGGCGGCGTACATGACGACCACCCGCTGGGCGGTCTCGGCGATGACGCCCATGTCGTGGGTGATGAGCATGACGGCCATGCTGAGCTTGGACTTGAGCTCGTTGAGGAGTTCCAGGATCTGCGCCTGGATGGTCACGTCGAGCGCCGTGGTGGGCTCGTCGGCGATGAGCAGCTTCGGGTTGCAGGACAGCGCCATGGCGATCATGATGCGCTGGCGCATGCCCCCCGAGAGCTGGTGGGGGTACTCCCTGACCCGCCGCTCGGCGTTGGGGATGTGCACGAGCTTCAGCATGTCCACGGTCTTGGCCATGGCGTCCCGGCGCCCGAGCCCTTCGTGCAGCCTGAGCGCCTCGGCGATCTGC is a window of Candidatus Rokuibacteriota bacterium DNA encoding:
- a CDS encoding ATP-binding cassette domain-containing protein, producing the protein MAEQALLRIKNLKKYFPIRGGLFSREVARVHAVDDISFEILKGETLGLVGESGCGKSTTGRCILRLIEPTAGEVWFGQQNVTTLDKRALRHLRRDMQIIFQDPYASLNPRMTVGSIIGEALVIHKLAKTKREREDRVVHLLETVGLAADHLRRYPHEFSGGQRQRIGIARALAVSPKLIVCDEPVSALDVSIQAQVINLLEDLQKQFDLTYLFIAHDLSVVEHISTRVAVMYLGNTNPKHPYTEALLSAVPIPDPAVKRKRILLEGDVPSPIKPPSGCRFHTRCPVRIPSCAENDQVLKQISPGHWVACQVRA
- the alaC gene encoding alanine transaminase; this translates as MDEFYRIKRLPPYVFAIVNDLKAKARARGEDIIDLGMGNPDQPTPKHIVDKLVEAARNPRNHRYSASRGITRLRKAITTWYRTRYGVELDPESEAIATIGAKEGLAHLALAVLQPGDGALVPNPTYPIHAYSVVIADGDLRSVPLVPGEDFFARLQETARLSWPKAKLLILSFPHNPTTLCVDRDFFVKVVDFAKEHRLMVVHDFAYADIHFDGYTPPSFLEVPGAKEVGVELFSVTKSYNMAGWRLAFCCGNREMVQALARIKSYLDYGVFQPIQIAGIIALEEDQSCVEGIREVYRRRRDVLVHGLNKLGWKVEKPRGTMFVWAPVPETFRAMGSLEFAKMLIQEAGVAVSPGVGFGEYGEGFVRFALVENEQRIRQALRGLRSLTSR
- a CDS encoding M23 family metallopeptidase; protein product: MSSGSAERVHLVIERTDGSRIVRLPAPRWLVSVVVGLGGLMLVAAGALYTDYVALKKQRAAFAALEVRLAEQQQVIDGFQQRVSRVRAEVDSWQDLRAKIWQPFGPDAGMPARGTGIGGGTAQRHLESSQPRFSILDELEQLTAVVADEGESLRALERFIGKAGKVLASLPSRWPVRGPVNSDFGGRSSPWSSGSSEFHGGLDIGAARGTPVMAPAPGTVVFAGRHAEYGVTLVIDHGNDIKTLYGHLTKVTVAQDQTVQRGQQIAVTGNTGRSSGPHLHYEIQVKGQPVDPRSYLWD
- a CDS encoding ABC transporter ATP-binding protein, with protein sequence MAERLLDVKNLKTYFFTDEGTVRAVDGVDLYIDKGETLGIVGESGCGKSVTALSIMKLIPQPPGRIVEGEIRYGGLNLVDLPAGKMRKIRGKEISMIFQEPMTSLNPVFTCGEQIAEALRLHEGLGRRDAMAKTVDMLKLVHIPNAERRVREYPHQLSGGMRQRIMIAMALSCNPKLLIADEPTTALDVTIQAQILELLNELKSKLSMAVMLITHDMGVIAETAQRVVVMYAAKVAEEASVGNLFKEPLHPYTQGLLRSIPRIDLAATQRQRLEAIGGTVPTLKGDIPPGCRFAPRCPFVKAVCTEKDPVLKEMKPGHKVSCWLY
- a CDS encoding alpha/beta fold hydrolase, whose amino-acid sequence is MPEVRVNDVEIFYQQVGPEDGVALVLIMGWGGDHTAWAFQVPAFSAQYRVVLLDNRGAGQSAQPDSPYTISGMAADTVGLLDALGIARAHVHGMSMGGMIAQEIALSHPARVLTLGLHGTLPQTDPFLSFRGDGMLRVRAQESRETFARMMLAWVLSPKTVAEKPGLVDLLIQRAVDNPYPTSLVGLRRQADAIGRWSSLERLSQIRVPTLITTGADDIMVPPGHSRALQARIPQADLVVIPDAGHLHPIEQPEAFNRAALAFLARHPSS